cattcatttattttagtttcagttttttgtcatgaaGGATACAATGTTGGTCTGAGATTGAGTTATGGGTAACATAGTGTAGAAACGATTGGTTGTGTCAAGGCTTGATTCTTCAACAGGTGTAATATATGTTacataaaaacatttttcattTAATAAGTTTGCCTACGCTGTTAAAGTAAATTACCACTTGTCATACACATTTCTTTGACTACTGCAATATACTATATGCCTATGTAATTCAATCAATGTAATTGTACAATTCCACTCATTCTTACTATCTAATTTGAGGAAATATAAACCGTGTCAACATTTTTCCTAATAATCAGTTAAGTGTTGCGTGTCACACTCAGTTTAGGGTTTGTGCAATAGACAACCCTGACCTTTAACTATGGCAGCGTTTATGTTGCATGAGGGAACATTTTGTGTGTATCCGGGCCTAGCGGGGCGCTGCTTTATTAGCGGTTAGTGGCCTATAAAGACCAATGAATGCTCGGTGGAGACTCGCCCGCGCCTCTGGACCTTTGCTGGCAGCTGCTGCTCTGAGTCTGGAGGGGGACCAAGCAGGAGCTGCTCTGTGGTCAGACGCAAGCGTGAGTCCCTCGTCGCGACCTCCATTTTTCATTGCCCTTCCCTTGAGCTCTTGGCCCCGGCCTATAGAGCGAACCCCCAGGAGGCATTCGGAACGTGACCAGAAACAGCACGGCCAATATCTGGCCATGGCTAAAAAGGCCCCTGTTAAGGACGCAGAGGATGTAAcagcaatcccccccccccacaccccccgcctcctcttcctctctccacccctcaaaAAGCCTTTTAGCTAGTCCAATTTCTTCCAGGGATCCATCTCTTCCCTGGCCCTGATATAAACGATGAAGACATTTAAATCGACCTGCTGTTCATCCTGGAAATTCACAGAGGCTATTTTAAAgggaaaacaaaaataagaatcCATTAATAACACTGACTTCTCTCCACTAATATTTTCAGCGAGAaatgtgattaaaaatgatcTTTCCAAGCAAGGCGTGGAGATAATCCTCCAGTAACCCAACTTCAAtgtgaaaaaaacagaacatccATCACCTTGGGGCAAGAAGCAGACGGGAAATAAGGGAGTATTTCTGCATAAATCTCAGCCATTCTCATATGCAGATTGCAACAAAGACGAGCCAATACATGAGGTCAACTGAAGGACAAGAAGCTTGAGGTTTATCGAGCGTCCCTTCACCCACCCGAAAAGGCTCAAAACAACCAGATCTGATGACAGATTGGAATGAGGACGGAACGGTAAAGGGAAAACAGACTCGTCCAAACACAaacgcagagagagaaagagagagaaagagagagagagagatgagaggaagatcAGGCTACAGAGGGGAGAACACAGGGCTGAATGAGTCATGGGCCAAGCCCCCCTGTCTCTAATTGGGTGATGGCCATATAAAGAGGTAAGAGTCAAGGCAGCAATTATTAATCACAACGTGAGGCTGTGACACATGCAAGAACTGGGCTACTGGCTTCATAGCTTTTATCCAGAGACCTAGAGGCCTGCCTTACGATTGTATCAAGTCAAGTCCAGTCAGCTTGTGTTGTCACTCTATCATATTATACAGAGTAGCCTACACAGCTGAATGAAATATTGAAAATGAATATGAAAATATTTTCAGTTTCCAACATGCTTCAGCCTTTAATACATTTAATACATAATTCCTAGTTTTATTTCCAGTAATCtccctttcccccctttttGCACATTGACCATGACATTCTGTTTGTACAATAGCTGTAGTAACCCCATGTGGGACATCAAATGATTTGCAATAGCATAGCCATCCCAGGTAGCTCTATCAGAGAGGAGATTGAGTTTCAGGCCAGGATATTACCCAATATCCCACAGTGATCAAAAGGTGATCTTCAGCTAGATGGGGACAGCCGTGCTATTTGCTGGATGAATCCGGGTACACAACTCCTCTCAACATGAGACATCGTGAAGAGATTTGACAAGCAAAGATGGCCAGGCCAACACTTTTCCAGCGTGCTTCAgttatctctcgctctctccccctctctcccgctctctcccttATTTTAATTCCACTTACATTGCTTCTCAGGCTGTTTGAAGCTTAGAATAAAGTGGGCTTTGGTTTAAGCATATTTGGCCACTCAAACATGGGAGTCTATTAGCAATGGGCTAATCTATGGCAAATCGCACACGCTCCAGATTTGGAGAGCAGAAAGCCTGCTgcaggagagcgataaaaaaaaaaaaaggagtctTGCTCTCGAGTCCTCAGGCTTTCTCATTCCACTGTTTGTCATCGCATTCCACTGCCATCTGACTTGCTGGTTTGTAGGCAAACACCCATTACATCTGATAAGACCAGGGATCCCTTGCTTTTCCagattttctcttctctctgtgtaaaCCTAATATTATGTAGCTAAAAATCACCCATCCTAATAAATCATACAACAATTCAGTGAGAGCCACAGATCTGCACACTTTGCCATCAATTGAAGTGAGATATTGCAACCATTTCTTCTATCTTTATTGGTAATATCTGGCAACCACTCTTACAGCATCTTAGAAGGCAATTTTGGGCTACAACAACTGCTCTAACTTAATTGGTATCCCATTTGTACTTGAAGCGATTACATTGGAAGCTAGCCCACAATTTCCCACCACCCAAGGCAGCCAAACACATTTAGGATTTAAACGTTGAGGCTGGCTAAGCACTACAAATTCAACAAAGTCTAAGTCTCCAGACTTGTGCCGCTACACGTCTTTTCAACAAATTCACAAGGTTACACACACTAATGGAAACCACATTTCAGCAATCAACGTTCTTTCATCATCAAgcactctcctctgtcctccccatacagacacagacattttcacacacgcgcacaaaaaAGGCAGAATAAAACAACGAATATCAGACTGCAGAGTCTTGGGACTATAGTGAGCAGCCTGGCTGAAATATTAATACTTCTGTGAAATATTAATGGCTTTCTCTACTGAATTCCGACAGAAAAACTGCCTTTTCTGAAGGATGTTTACCACTTTCCAGAGCATGAAAGTGATTCCTTAAGAGCTACCTGCCAGCCGGGGTCGCCCTTAAAAGACACACAATAGAcgcagacatatacacacacacacacacacacacacacacacacacacacacacacacacacacacacacacacacacacacacacgcacacacacacacacacacacacacacacacacacacacacacacacatttaaagtaCATACAGGCAACGATCTACACGTATTGCAGTATTTTGTTTCTAACACCAtaaacatgataaaatgctgcaATAGCATTTTCACCAATACTGGTTATTGTGTAGAATCTGATGGGCTTGCAGTGTTTCTTGTGCCTGGGACTGTTGTGTGTGACACAAATGAGCCCCAACAGGCTCTCCCCATGCTGTTCATATGCAGTTGGGAGGACATCCATGGCTTTGTATGTGAATGAATATGACAGCTGTTCATCATTACATtttgaataaacaaaaacatgctgATGGTAGGTGAGTTGTCTTCCATGTAAGTGCCCAACTGTATAGAAGGTACGTCAGTGCACTGTCTCCACTCAGCACAAATATAATCCTGCGCGACACAATAACTGCAGAGGTTACTGCAGACGGATAGTGGAACACACGATGACAGCTATCCTGCTCCATGGCCACCACCACTCCCCACCACCCCCGCCGCCACCGCCCCATTCCTCCagcaccaccccacacacacatcacatcactgtCCCCTCTGAAAGAAGATGCCCCCTGGCTCTTATCACACCTGGCAAATgaggcaaacaaaacaaatggagGGTGACCATTCCCTCTGTAATCTGACAGCGCCATGTAATTGAAGCTATCAATCAAGGCCACTCTCCGCCCCTTACACGGCagcaaggaaggaaggaaaaaagaaGACGCATCTTAGAATCTCTTCATCAGTGCTCTCCGAGTCTtatctccatcctctccttcacccactgccccaccaccaccaccaccaccaccaccaccaccaccaccaccccatatCTCCCATGCGGGCTGAGATTCATTTTTATAACACTATCAAGCATCAATAAGTAATGGCATGATGTCCACAGCCATTTCCCTCTTCCACTGTCTGCACCCTTGGCTTGTATTGAGACACTAACACTTCTGTGTACTGACCAcagaaccccccccacccccctccctgatTACAGTATCATTTCGCCATGGATACAGCTCCCTTACACCAACACGCGGAGGACGTCCAGGACCTAGTGAGGAATGATGCTCAGCAGGGGAGGTGAAGAAGGGGGTGGGAGGCGGGGGGAGGCGGGGGTGCTTGGAACAAAAGGAAGTGGCGTGGCTCCTGGACAGAGAGGAAAGGGTTAAGCCTATTACAGGAGACCAATCAGGGCAGCAGGGAGCACCGCAACCCGCCGCAGTGAGGAAAAGAGagcgggaggggaggaggagagtagaaagagagaggggaggagagagagagacacagagagagagagagagagtgagtgttggAGTAGGACTGCTTGCACgcgctgcacagcacagcaaagagAGCGCAACAGAGGCAGTCCACGGGAGGACTGCAATCGCATGACAGGGGAAAAGTGGGATGGTCCGATTCTGCCACAGGACAGCCCATAGTTGCAtggtccatctctttctctctctctctctcactctctccccctctctctcttttcactgccTCTGGATTGCGGGATGCATTGATTTTGGGATGGTAAATGACCCCTTGTTTCACTGCCAATGACATTCAACAATTCCTTACTGGCACACATCCACTGTGGGACACTGGGAGTACGGCACGCTTACACTTCTGGATTTCACTGGGTCTTTGGGACGCCttcatacaggagaaaagcccaCTGGAGTCAGGAGACCCAACTGTTTCTGGAGCAGAGCTGAATTTCATTAGCAGGACCTGGCAATTAGTTAGTGCTCCTGAAGCCAGAGGGGTTTGTTTGACAGTTGCGTGCAGTCACACTCGCTCCTTCCGTCTTTGCTGCCCGGATAAACACTGAGAAGAAGAAAGATTTGGAACAGCATGAGGTATGTGTGCACAGGAGCGCTTcatgaaaatggaaaatgcAAATAATGCGCTGTGAGAAATGAGCATGTCATGTGTCTATGCCAAACATTCATCAAGAATTAGAGAAATAAATAGGGAAAGTAGTCACTAAATGCAGTGCAAATGTTATGGACTCGGAGTGAACATAGAGTGTTTCTTGTGACATATGCACAGTAGAAAAATCAGTTAGGTTAGATTTGGATTCTGACATCTGGACAGAATATCTCTCAATGGcctccaaaatgcacacacattctgcacCTGCTGTTCCATCCTACATGTATTTTTAAACAATCGCCGGAGCTGAGCTGAGCCCCGTCGCTACTTTTCCGCGTCCATCCGTGGCCCGGACGCGGCTCCGACTCAGCGGTGTTCTCAGTGCTCTAGCGACGCGCTACCAGGGAAGGTGACGGAGCGCTGCGGTTCGGGCTGACAGCCTGCCCGCCTGCCGACCACTCGCTCCCGTGGTCACCAGTCTTGAGTgagggcagcgtgtgtgtgcattgttgtgtgtgtgtgtgtgtctgtgtgtctgtgtgcagcacTGCATCCGTCCTAAGGGTTTTTTGAGATGTTCCGTGAGAGAGGCGGCGTGTAGGAGGCAGAGGTGTTATAGTGCAGCTGCACATAGACAACACCATCACAATGACATCTGGGGGACCTTTGGATGCCTTGATATTCTTGCCTAAATTGTCATTTCCtgtcctgtttcctgtttctgtcACCCAGACCCTATCAACCTTTACCCTTTACTTTGACTGACTTGACTTGGGAAGAATTCTTTATCTGCTTGTGCACCTAATAGTGTCTATAATGTTTTCATTCCATTTTTTCCACCAAATAGATTCCAGAGGTTCACATCcctcaaacgcacacactcactcactcacacacacatacacacagttccTTTTCCGGGGCGAAAATTAAAGGAATGTGTTTAGGTCTTGAATGGCAGTCGCTATATTTAAAAGTTGCTGTAGCACCATGCCTGGTTGGTTGTGATGGATGGTTGTTTAGCTTCGACTCAGACCCCATCTCGCGTGTTTCCTCTCCCTGCAGAGCGCCTGTTCGGGGACCGGAGCGGGGGACAGCCTGACGTGGAGATGGCGTGGACCCAGGCCTGCTGCTCTTGCCCTGCCTCTCTCCGGGGCTTGGTCCCAGCATAAATCAGCCGACAGCGTCTCTTCCGCCGCCTTCGacaacccacccccccacacaccaccaccagccggCCCCCGGCTCCCCAGGGAAGACCACTGGCTAATGGACTCCCTCTTATTTCCCTTACAGGCCAACGACCTTCAAGCGAAACACTGAGCCAATTGCTCAAAAACGCCGCGACAGTAACACGCGCCCAAGCGTTACTTTTGCATGCAAACCaacttgcacacgcacacacaccactaaaggcaaaatatagtattagctgaGCCTTCATGGGTTTCAACGGCAGTGTACTCCTGGCTCAAAAGGATGGATGTCGTGTTTTCTAGTGGATGTTAATGAACTAGCCACAGCTCTCCTGGCTTGTGAGGTGACCTGTTAGGATGGTTGGAGGTGACCTCCGGGAAGCTTAAAGGTCATCTACAGCAACGAGACCCCAGAAAGAgaaagggcaagagagagagggggaggaaaagagatgCCCATCCCTCAGACTCACTGACCCCACCGGCTTACTGACCGGCCAGACCGGTGTCATCGCTGGCCTGCCATAGAAAATCGATGAGGATTTAATCCTGCGTGCACTGTGATAAAAACTCCGAATGACCACCGGAGTAGCTGCTGGTGGACCTGGGGCTGAGAATCCCGAACACGGCGCTGTGCTGTCTTTTGATAATGGCGCTATCATGGATGGATTAATTGTTCATTGAGGGGCAGAAGTAAACACCATAAAGCACCAGTGTTTGCGCTGAACAGCGAATGGGTCTATCTGGCTGGAGACCACAGTCAATATCTCCCCATAACCGCCTAATGCTTTATGGGGGAGAGAATCTGACCTTTGCTGTTGTGTGTATTTTCTGAAAGCCCTGTCATTGGGGGAATTATAAATATCATAAACAGTGGACAGACTGGGTAGTCCCCCGGTCAACGTGCTTATCTGCCTTTACTTTCCTCATCATCTAATACAatcaagaagaaagagagaacgtgagaaagagaaaaaaagaagaagaacactGGTCTTGGAATAGGAGCCTATACTGATCTTTTCTATTGAGTGAAGAGTGACCAGATGCTGGTTGGGTTGCGAACAGGTGTGCCACTGAGTGGAGTACAGGTGGTGCGTCGTTCCGCTGAAGAGGCCATGCTGGGATTGGATAACCCAGCTGGATCCTGTCAAGATGTCTGTGGCCCACACACCAAGCCCTGGGGTGTAGATTGAGCCCAGGGgaagggtgagtgagtgagtgtgtctgtgtctgtgtctgtgtctgtgtctgtgtctgtgtctgtgtctgtgtgtctgtgtgtctgtgtctgtgtctgtgtctgtatacaTTCGAATCACGTATTTGCCAaaacaaatgaatgtgttgCGATTAGACATGCACTTGATAAAATACTACAAAGCTAAAAACATATAGATTGACAATAGCAACACCACCAGGCTGTTAGCTGCAACTACAGAATCATATCAGATCAGCTTATTGGCAACCAGGTGACAAGATCTACCTGAGATAAATGACAGATCAATACAGGTGGAATTGGAAGGAGATAAGCCGTGTCTTCTGACAGGCAAgaattttcttttcttgtgATTTTCGCCCGGCTCTACTGGATACTGGATCGACAATTTTCTACCTTGTGCCACAACACCAAAGTATATCAAGCATAGCTGATTTAAGatgctctgtgagtgtgtcctaacctgacctcccctctctctgtctctccgtcacAGGATAATGCATGTTCCCCCTGCGCTGGAAGAAGCCACCATGAGCAACGTCACTGTGCACGACAACACTGAGTCCGTCGTCAGTCCCAACATGAACCTGGCCGCGAGCGCCACCTACCCCGTCAGCTTCCAGGTGTCCCTGACGGGCTTCCTGATGCTGGAGATCGTGCTGGGCCTGAGCAGCAACCTGACCGTGCTGGCCCTCTACTGCATGAAGTCCAACCTGGTCAACTCGGTCAGCAACATCGTCACCATGAACCTGCACGTGCTGGACGTCATCGTGTGCCTGTGCTGCATCCCGCTGACCATCGCCGTGGTGCTGCTGTCGCTGGAGGGCGACGTGGCGCTGGTGGGCTGCTTCCACGAGGCCTGCGTCTCCTTCGCCAGCGTGGCCACGGCCGCCAACGTGCTGGCCATCACGCTGGACCGCTACGACATCTCCGTCAAGCCGGCCAACCGCGTGCTGACCATGGGCCGCGCCGTGGCCCTGCTGGGGGCCATCTGGGTGCTGTCCTTCCTCAGCTTCCTGGTGCCCTTCGTGGAGGTGGGCTTCTTCGGGCCCGAGCCGCAGCCCGACCGGAACCAGACGGCGGCGACGGCGACGGCGACGACGGTGGACGCGGGCGAGCAGGACTACGGGGCTCTGGGCCTGTACTACCACCTGCTGGCCCAGATCCCCATCTTCATCTTCACGGCCGTGGTGATGCTGGTGACCTACTACAAGATCCTGCAGGCGCTCAACATCCGCATCGGCACGCGCTTCCACAACtcgcagaagaagaagaagtcgcGGCGGAAAAAGAACATCTCGCTGACGGCCACGTCGCAGCACGCGCCGCCGCAGCAGCCGGCGCAGACGCAGGCCGAGCCCGCCGACGCCTCGCAGAGCGTCAGCCGGCTGCCCGCGCTGGGCATGCGCACGTCCGTGTCGGTCATCATCGCGCTGCGACGCGCCGTCAAGCGCCACCGGGAGCGCCGGGAGAGGCAGCGGCGCGTCTTCCGCATGTCGCTGCTCATCATCTCCACGTTCCTGCTGTGCTGGACGCCCATCACGGTGCTCAACGCCGTCATCCTGAGCTCCGGCCTCAGCCGGCTGACCCTCAAGCTGCGGCTGGGCTTCCTGGTCATGGCCTACGGCACCACCATCTTCCACCCGCTGCTCTACGCCTTCACGCGGCAGAAGTTCCAGAAGGTGCTCAAGAGCAAGATGAAGAAGCGCGTGGTGTCCATCATCGAGTCCGACCCGCTGCCCAACAACGCCGTCATCCGCAACTCGTGGATCGACCCCAAGAAGAACAAAAAGGTCACGTTCGAGGACCACGAGGCCAGGCAGAAATGCTTGTCCTCAGTGGACATGGATTGAGTGACGGACATTACATACACTCTCTGCTTTTCAGAAACTGACCGACACAAACAGTGTTCTCATCAGGAAACAAAAAGGGAAGACATTTATCAAAAAGGTGTCATGCAAATACGTGTGTATCAAAAGTGTaaaagagaaatagacagattATTTATTACTATTTATTCTGACTTTATGACAGAGTATGGTAGATTTCATAGAGTTGTTCTATAATTTATGCTGTAGATAATGCATGGCTTTTTGTAACTGTAGAAATCTACTTTGTGTACATAGACTATTTGTATatatcatgaataaatacatatattagGACTGTAAGTGATGTAATATCTGTACATTTATAATATATTTGTTCAAAATGAACCTGCTTGGTTGCTTTATCAGATGGTGTTTCACTGTTTCCACGCCTGCATATAGTCATCCCTGCGGTCCTGTGTACTCCAAACTACAGCGGATCCATAACAAATGAGAACGGGCTCACATTTGTTATTGTGTCAGTCAGTCTCCATCACAGAGGCCTCTTGGGACTGTAGCTTCTCTGCTCTGAGCCTCGCCAAGGTCAAGAGTTCACCGAAAGATGGCCGTCTGTCTtgatgagagagggaaaagcaagctgtggaagagaggggggtggggatgggataACATGTGGTTtgaagatgagagaggagacagtGCCCTTTGGCAAAGCTAAATCATCCTCAGTGTAATTCACACTTCTGCTGAGACCGATACTTTAtctagacagagagaaatgcatCTGCTTTTACTAAAAAAAGTGCACTGCTGGAAACTGTAGTGGATGTTGATCATGGTTGACAGCAGTGTTCTGGCATCTGCTAGGTGTCTCTCAGGTGAGCCTGTGTGTATCCATGGGTATCATGCATCAGCCAGCATCAGTCTAATCTCTGTGGGTTCAAACCCCACATATAATGTTCTCAGAGTCACAACCCCCATACCCATTAACTGCAGTGAGCACCTAATGCATCAACAGCTGCTACCGCCACAGCCCCATGTCAGATGGGGGTCATTCACTTGTAATTTATTGGTATCACAACAACATGCACATCAATAGTCTCTGCCAGACAGTTATACGGGGGAGAGAACCCAGCGGGTGgggcggagggggaggggggagggggggggggggtcgcggTTGCCGTAGCTCTGCACAGAACTGGTGTGAATTTCCCTGCGCG
This sequence is a window from Sardina pilchardus chromosome 10, fSarPil1.1, whole genome shotgun sequence. Protein-coding genes within it:
- the gpr22b gene encoding G-protein coupled receptor 22 — encoded protein: MHVPPALEEATMSNVTVHDNTESVVSPNMNLAASATYPVSFQVSLTGFLMLEIVLGLSSNLTVLALYCMKSNLVNSVSNIVTMNLHVLDVIVCLCCIPLTIAVVLLSLEGDVALVGCFHEACVSFASVATAANVLAITLDRYDISVKPANRVLTMGRAVALLGAIWVLSFLSFLVPFVEVGFFGPEPQPDRNQTAATATATTVDAGEQDYGALGLYYHLLAQIPIFIFTAVVMLVTYYKILQALNIRIGTRFHNSQKKKKSRRKKNISLTATSQHAPPQQPAQTQAEPADASQSVSRLPALGMRTSVSVIIALRRAVKRHRERRERQRRVFRMSLLIISTFLLCWTPITVLNAVILSSGLSRLTLKLRLGFLVMAYGTTIFHPLLYAFTRQKFQKVLKSKMKKRVVSIIESDPLPNNAVIRNSWIDPKKNKKVTFEDHEARQKCLSSVDMD